In the genome of Arachis stenosperma cultivar V10309 chromosome 6, arast.V10309.gnm1.PFL2, whole genome shotgun sequence, the window AGTTATTATTTCTTAATATATTTATGagcaatacatatattaattataatcgtaaattaagtaattttacattaaatgacttatataacgGTGATATCatttattgaattaaataagtcattattacttttgattttgataaatgagattaaaaccagagatactattttatttgagttttaagGTTTAATGAGTGTAAcattcaaatataaataatgacTTTAGAATTTTGGTACCCAACACATCAAATCCGCCTTCATAACTCTTTTTTTACCGTGGAGTTGCAATTCAGCCCTATAAAGGATATATAAGGTTTTAGTTGACGAAGATCAAAGAACCACAAGAGCCAAGATCTCTGATTTCAATCATGTTCTCGAATGAAGGGACGCTTCTGCGCTCtcagatatattttttaatgatttaacatATATGATGTTGAGAAATCCtaaaattttcatataaaataaaatttttattcaatcaaatgatgataaataattttattaaattaaattatattaatgtgatcattagataataaaaatgctagaaaaataaataaataaaattttaaaaatataaaaatattaaattatcattttaatttacttttttaattagtaacaataaatatctttaattaattaaatttttaaaaaattagactcttaaaattattttatttatttaaaaatcttttgaaCATACAATAGTTCAATTAGAGGTTGACTATTAAGAGttgaatataatatttttaaatttatattttcaataaaagGATGTAATTAGTTCTATCCTTCCTAAATAATTCTATATTCACTATTACTTATCCATCTAAATAATTCTAACATtaatagaatattatttttagatgcaaaaaatctaaaatatatttattttatttcaaaaattaatattcatatttaagttaagatttcaacaaatatgaaaaaaaattacattttttagttaaaaaagcaaaatatctataaatatatttttgtgctttaattttagatttttaaaaaaaatagcaagttaatagaattaaattatatttctatAACATATATAAGAAGGTATATTACACATAAATAAGAAATGTTAGGTGTAATAAGAAAGATTAAGTTGGAAGTAAATAGTCATTTTTAACCATAAAAGATTTAGACGCTAATAAAATTGACAATGAAAAATTGAAACTAAAGTTTTATACATACAAAATAAGTTTTGTTCGACAAAAATgatcaattattaaatttttattaataattctATAAATATCTCTCTCCTTTCATCTTATTTCCTCATCTTTCTTACACAACCACCACCACATCTattgaaattaaagttataCTCATACAAGATAAATTTCGTTTGATAAAGATTAAAATCATTGATTCTCTAACCTTGCTGCCTCTATTCCCCCTCTTTCACTCATCACTCTCTTTTCTTCCCTTCGTGTCTCTTTGTTTGGCGGTGACAAAAAATAGATCTGATTGTACCATCTAAATACTATGAAATCATGACTTCCAATGAAATCTTTGCCACAGCTCGTCAAATCAAGGTCTCCATCATAGCTCACTATGAAATCATGATTgtgttctctctctctctctcattctctctcttcattttttatttttttagttcgAAATCGTTGTCTTCATCACTATTGTGTTCTTCTTTCTGTGGTTGAAGGTGAGAACAGTATCGTCGCCGACGTCAATGTCACCGGAGAGATCGAGACGGAAGTAGAATCGTAGGAGAATGAGATGTATTTGTTAGAGTTTGTGGCAATTACACTATTCGTGAATTTTGAGCTGAGAAGCAAAAATggcaacaacaaccacaacagCTCCTCACTCCGATGGCGAGACTGCAGGCAGTAGGTTGGCGCGGTAGGTTCTATTGAGCCTCCCACTAGAGTGCGTGTTTTAACATTTAGGTAGGTTGGTTCGTCACGCTATAATTACATGTCTAGAATTGTTGTTGTAATTTAAATTTGTGGTGGTTGCAACAAAAATGCAAGATGCAACTATCTGAAAGAGATGAAAGAAAAGGAGTAGATTTAGTAAAACATTACATTTTTGCAGTAGAAGTGGTGGTGGTTATggaaagatgagaaaaaaagaaaaaaaaaagtatttatggaattattaacaaaaaattaagaattagTCATTTTTATCGATCAAAACTTATTTTATATGAgtataactttaatttttaattttttatgatcaATTTTATCAGTGTCCAAATAttttatagtaaaaaataattatttattgtttaaattaGAGTAAGTAAATCACGATAGATTTTATGACTAAGTTTATTACTTTTGTATATAACGATTGTTATTCAATGAAATTAAACTctttcataatatatatatatatatatataatgctaGGAAATCAAAATGGTTATAGTAAAAATTAGTCAAATATTTTTGggtgaaaattcaaaatctctacTAGATGATGCTTATATTAGATATTAggatgtttcttttctttataaattGGATGGTTCTGAATCTGTTTTCTGATTTATCATGTTTTAGGCATTTGGAGAGAGAAGAAATGTGAAGAGACGGAAGCTAATTGAATTAATTCATATTGCAATGATACTGAACGTATCTCCTCCTAATTTGAATGTGATAAAACATTTaataactaatattttaaatcataaataaataaaataattattatatttttaattaattaagttattcTATTTTTGGCTGATTtggaattatatatatatatatatatatatatatatactaactATTTTCATGGTTTTAATTTAATCtattaatgttttttatttataaaagttcaaaatattattgacattgtttttgttaatttcgtagtttattcttttcaaattcaaattttttaatggaaatttaaatttatattctcaaaattttttatccagtttttttcttttgaaaagaGTAGACTTtagaaaaactaattttaatttttcattaatacaaaaataataaatactgTGTGCtagttttcaatttttcattagtattattttttttgttgactAATTTTCATTAGTATTATACAACAGCAGTCCTAAATTAGACAGAGTAAGTcacacaaaaaaagaaaaggttcTGCTATTCATAACTCGTAATTTtcagaaaaaatattattcgcATCCCTGTTTTAGATTCTTTGAAATTCCTAAACTGCAcctgaataaaatttaaatcccAAAAATATCCCATGCATGTGGCAGAgcaagtgaggagagagagagagccaGGCTCTGTGTTAGGTTTACGTCCCCATTATACAAAAATGACAAAACCACCCCTTTggaaaataattgaaaaaatctTAAATATCTTAGGCCAAATAAATCAACTATAAATACCCCAAAGCTGTAGAAGAGTTCGATACCTCTGCCATTCGCCCTAAAAAGTATCTTGTCTTTTATCAAGAGAGAGAAAGTAGTGAAGCTAGAGAGAGAAAGCGCATTACCCTTGCCAAATATCTCTCTTTTCCGTTCGATACCTCAATTCTTCATCGATCTTATGCAAGAGTCGTTGATCCTCCGGCGATCTCCATTGGGATAAGTTTCAATATTTGAAATTGGTTGAAAAAGTGCTAACCTTATGAGCCGGTTTGAGAAACCTAGTTTGTCTTCCAACCTGAGCCGCTTCATTGCCGGCATACTCATTTTGATTTTCTATCATTCAGCCCAGTTAGTCTCTAATTTTCCAGTTCCTATACACCCTTTAAATCTTGAATCCAATTCTAATTGAAGGAAAAAGTTTGATATTTGTTGTTGATCTCCTTTATTTGATTCTCTCTCCAAATCAAAATCCTGTCTTTTTCACACCCTCTCTCTGTAATTGTCCCTTGATCTTATTGGATCTTCACAAGTCTCAACAGTTTGACTGCCCTTTTTGCTGTTTCGTATGGACCCTGAGGACTTATTTTCCACCAATTTGATTGATGGTTAGTTctcttaatatatattttttattttattattttatctttgtAAAGTTTGGATTTTCTTTTCATTGGCTTATAAGCTCAGTTGCCTGCCTATTTCCTGATGATAATAATGTTTGTTTGAAAAGTTTGGAATTTTGGCTTTTGATCCTACTGGTTGATTTAAGGGCCTGGATGGTTTTGTTTATGCGTTGATATCATCACAATGTGTTGTGTATGAATTGAGGACCTTTTTTAGTAACTATTGTCTAGAATCTTGTGATAAGATCTATCTGTCTTTAAACAATGGTTTAGGAATAATTATGGTCTTAGTTGAGCTACAAAATGTAATGGGATATTATTGTTTACAATGGGATGGATGGGAATTGTTGTTTTAATGTTTTGTTCATTCTCCTTTTTATGCTCTCATGAATTGGAAAAAGTGAGAAACATTTTGGATCACATGATTTGTTTAGTGCATTGTCTTTATTTcttcatttatttttctatatttttctctttctaaaTTTGTGTCCAATGATCAGGTACCATTGCCTCCCGCATTGAGAGGCAACACAGATCTCGTCCCTCTGTTATTGTAATTGGTGCTGGGATATCAGGGGTTGCTGCTGCACGTAGTCTCTATGATGCATCTTTTAAGGTGTCATATATCATTATGATTTGCTTTTCTCCTTATTCATTCTTTCTATCTCTTTAGGTTAGAAAATAATTCTTCTTGCTTTCTATTTTAACATATTTTCATGATTTCGCTAGGTAACCGTACTCGAGTCACGGGACAGAGTTGGAGGCCGGATTCATACTGACTACTCATTTGGTTGTCCAGTTGACATGGGTGCCTCATGGTACAACTTTTTCCAGTGAATTGTCTCTCTGTTGTATAGAGTGTTTTGTGCGCAATAATAATATTCATGGCCTTTTGATCTGTGTGCTATGTTCCAGGTTGCATGGAGTTTGCAATGAGAATCCCTTGGCTCCATTGATACGTGGTCTGGGCCTTACTTTATACCGAACCAGTGGTGACAACTCTGTCTTATATGACCATGATTTGGAAAGGTAACGATCATCCATCATTTTTGAGGTTGATGCATTTTAAGGTTTGGAATGGAATTTTTTGCAATTTTTAGAATCAAAAGCAATAGTATTTTAAGTGAATCTACACGATAACATATAAATAAATGTGATAAATTTGCCAAATGAATAAATATGTATGCCatcatattttctttgtttgtagaGGGATTGTGAGTCACTATATTATACTAGTAGTACTTCATGCTAATCAGCAAACTCATTGCGTTTCCAGTTATATGCTGTTCAACATCAATGGTCATCAAGTTCCACAACAGACAGTTATTGAAGTCGGAGACACCTTTAAGAGAATACTAGAAGAGGTTGATTTTTTCACTTTCCTTAATATGGTTTTTGGTTTTTCAGTAAAGAATGTGATTGTGAGTATCTTTAGCTGGAGCCTAATTGTTTCTTTGCTTGTGATAACAGACAGGGAAGGTAAGAGATGAAAATCCTGATGACATGTCAGTTTCCCAAGCAATTTCAATCGTGTTAGACAGACATCCAGAACTAAGGTACTTTTTAGTATAATAATATTATCTATGGCTATGAGTTTTGAAACTTGAAGTTATATGAAAGTAACTGACAAAGTTTTTTGCAGGCAACAAGGACTTGCCCATGAAGTGCTGCAATGGTTTATATGCAGAATGGAAGCTTGGTTTGCTGCTGATGCGGATATGATATCACTGAAAACCTGGGACCAAGTAAGTACCATCGTATATTAATATTAGTTGAAggataaaaaatatcattttttcgTAAAGTTAGTTTGCCACCTGCCTTTGATTAGATTGGATTAGATTATTATTGAATATATGATGGAGTTCTGTGAGTTGAGTATGATAGTAGAAGCCTAAAAATGTCAAGTTTTTGTAAAATTGACAGATTGTTCAGACCGATCATTATATAATGTGCATTGGTTGTTTTTATATTCTATCTGAATGCAAAGATCAACTTAAAACTAACTAATATCCAAATATCCTTACTTGGTTACATTTTATTTTCCTGATTATAGGAACATGTCCTAACTGGTGGCCATGGACTTATGGTGCAAGGATATGACCCTATTATAAAATCTCTTGCAAAAGATATTGATATACGCTTAAACCACAGGTATGCATACAAATCACTTTTTTCATAATTCTATGACAGGACTTGCAATAAGTAGGGAGAGAAGCAAAATGTTTTTTTGACTTGGGAGAAATATTAGGCAATGGAAAATTTGAATATGTTGCTACTAGAATTAGATTATCTGCTAATTATATGTTGTTTTACAACATATGTCACAAATCCTTTTGCTAGCTCTTTTTAGACATGTGACAACGTAATTTGGGGACTTGTATGATTTTCTTTTAAATCTGAGACATTGGTAGCATTCGGTAGCAGATTGACCGTTTTACCATCTATAAGACACTTAAGTTTTGACCCTTATGCAAACTTCACTATGTAGGGTGACCAAGATATCCAGTGGTTACAATAAGGTAATGGTTACGATCGAGGGTGGTAGGAACTTTGTCGCTGATGCTGCCATTATAACCGTTCCTCTTGGAATTCTAAAGGCCAATCTGATTGAATTTGAGCCAAAACTGCCCGATTGGAAGGTTTCAGCCATTTCGGATCTTGGAGTGGGCAATGAAAATAAGGTGGCCCTAAGATTCGACAAGGTGTTTTGGCCTAATGTAGAACTCCTGGGCATTGTTGCCCCAACCTCTTATGCCTGTGGCTATTTTCTCAATCTCCACAAAGCAACAGGTCATCCCGTTCTCGTCTATATGGCAGCTGGCAGGTTTGCTTATGACCTGGAGAAGCTTTCTGATGAATCAGCTGCCGAGTTTGTAATGCAACAGCTCAAGAATATGTTCCCTGATGCTTGTGAGCCAGTAAGTTCATTTCTCATGTTGTTCTCATACATGCTCTCCTCTTTGCACTCTGTTGCTGGAGCCTGATAAATTGTTTTGTTGGATGATTGCAGGTTCAGTATCTTGTGTCACGTTGGGGAACAGATCCAAACTCTCTTGGTTGCTACTCATATGATTTAGTTGGAAAGCCAACTGACGTGTATGACAAGCTTCGCGCACCATTAGGTAATCTATTCTTTGGTGGTGAAGCTGTGAGCTTGGATAATCAGGGATCAGTGCATGGAGCTTACTCTGCTGGTGTTATGGCCGCTGAGAATTGCCAGAGACACATTTTGGAGAAACAAGGCCAATTGGAAAAGATCCCTCTTGTCTCATCTCTCAGGCATGAAATGCTTGAAACTTCTATTCCTCTT includes:
- the LOC130935202 gene encoding probable polyamine oxidase 4 — translated: MDPEDLFSTNLIDGTIASRIERQHRSRPSVIVIGAGISGVAAARSLYDASFKVTVLESRDRVGGRIHTDYSFGCPVDMGASWLHGVCNENPLAPLIRGLGLTLYRTSGDNSVLYDHDLESYMLFNINGHQVPQQTVIEVGDTFKRILEETGKVRDENPDDMSVSQAISIVLDRHPELRQQGLAHEVLQWFICRMEAWFAADADMISLKTWDQEHVLTGGHGLMVQGYDPIIKSLAKDIDIRLNHRVTKISSGYNKVMVTIEGGRNFVADAAIITVPLGILKANLIEFEPKLPDWKVSAISDLGVGNENKVALRFDKVFWPNVELLGIVAPTSYACGYFLNLHKATGHPVLVYMAAGRFAYDLEKLSDESAAEFVMQQLKNMFPDACEPVQYLVSRWGTDPNSLGCYSYDLVGKPTDVYDKLRAPLGNLFFGGEAVSLDNQGSVHGAYSAGVMAAENCQRHILEKQGQLEKIPLVSSLRHEMLETSIPLQISRM